The window GCACATGCGGCCGCCGAACGGCGCTGCGTCACGTGGATCCCCAGCCGAGCCCTTCGGGCTCGGTACTGGCAGGTTATTGCCCCCCACCACACCGGGGCAACTCAATTAACGGGAAAATCCTCGAAGATACGAAGATCGCCTCTGAGCAGCGGGTTCGCCGCGTCGATCATGGCTCGGACGCGGTCAACACCGCATCGCCGCGCCACTGCCGCACGGATGACGCGGCCGGCCCGTCACGACTCGGCCGACGCCCGGACCACGCCGAGGATCTCCGCGCCGAACCGCTCGAGCTTCGTCGCCCCGATCCCCGAGATCGACACCAGCGCCGCCTCGTCCAGCGGGCGCTGCTCGGCGATGGCCATCAGCGTCGCGTCGGTGAACACGACGAACGCCGGCACCTTCAGCTCCCTGGCCCGGTCGCCGCGCCAGGACTTCAGGCGCTCCAGCAGGCCCTCATCCACTGTGGACGGGCACTTCCCGCAGCGGCCCAGCTTGACCTCGAGGGTCTCCAGCAGCGGGCCGCCGCAGACGCGGCAGCGCGTCTTGACCGGCGTCGACGGCTTCTGCTGCGACCGAGCGGCCCTGGCCGCCGGGTGGTCCTCCGGGATCAGGCCGTACAGGAACCGGCTGCGCCGCCGGTTGCGCCGCCCGCCCGGCGTGCGGGCCAGCGCCCACGAGAGCCACAGGTGCTCGCGGGCCCGCGTCACGCCGACGTAGAACAGCCGCCGCTCCTCCTCGATGGCCGCTTCGTCGTCGCCCGCGTGGAGGATCGGCATCGTCCCCTCGGCGAGGCCGACGAGGAACACCGCGTCCCACTCCAGGCCCTTCGCCGCGTGCAGCGACGCCAGCGTCACGCCCTCGACCGTCGGCGGGTGCTGGGCCGCGGCGCGCTGGTCGAGCTCGGCGTTGAAGCGCGGCAGGTCCGCGTCCTCGACCGTCGAGGCCAGCTCTTCGGCCAGTTCGACGATCGCCAGCAGCGCGTCCCACCGCTCCTTCGCGGCGCCGCCCGCCGGCGGCGACTCGGTCAGCCCGACGCGGGCGAGCACCGATCGCACCGTCGTGACCAGGTCGGAGCTGACGTCACCGCTCGCGGCGCGCAGCGCCGACATCGCCTGCCGGACCTCCGTCCGGTTGAAGAACCGCTCGCCGCCGCGGACCAGGTACGGGATGCCAGCCTCGGCCAGCGCCGACTCGTACGCCTCCGACTGCGCGTTCACCCGGTACAGCACGGCGATCTCGCTCGCCGCGACGCCGCCGTCCAGCAGCTCGCGCACCCGCCGGGCGACGGCCTCGGCCTCGACCGCCTCGTCGTCGAACTCGGCGAAGCGCGGCTCCGGGCCCGACGGCCGCTGGCCGATCAGCTTCAGCCGCGAACCCGCCGGCCGTCCCCGCGCGGCGCCGATGACCCGGTTCGCCAGCGAGACCACCTCGGGCGTCGACCGGTAGTCGCGCTCGAGCCGGACGACGGTCGCCTCCGGGTAGCGCCGCGTGAACTCCAGCAGCGACCGCGGCGACGCGCCGCCGAAGGAGTAGATGGTCTGGTTGGCGTCGCCGACGACGGTCAGGTCGTCGCGGCCGCCGAGCCACGCGTCGAGCAGGCGCTGCTGCAGCGGCGTGACGTCCTGGTACTCGTCGACGACGAAGCACCGGTAGCGGTCGCGGAACTCCTCGGCGACGACGCCGTGCTCCTCCAGGACCGCGGTCGTGTGCAGCAGGAGGTCGTCGAAGTCGAGCACCTGCGCGGCGTTCTTCAGTTCTTCGTAGGTGCGGTACACCTGCGCGATCTGCGCCGCCGGCGCCGGGATGTCCCGCTGGGCGCGCGCCGTGACGGCCGGGTAGTCGTCCGGGCTGACCAGCGACGCCTTCGCCCACTCGATCTCGCTCGCCAGGTCGCGCAGGACCTCGACCTCGGTGCCGAGCTTGGCCCGGTTCGCGGCCTGGCCGACGAAGCGCAGCTTGTTGTCCAGCAGGTCCCACGGCCGGTCGCCGACCACGCGCGGCCAGAAGTAGCGCAGCTGGCGGCGGGCGGCGGCGTGGAACGTCAGCGCCTGCGCGGCTTCGACGCCGAGGCCGCGCAGCCGCGTCCGCATCTCCCCGGCAGCACGCGTCGTGAACGTGACGGCGAGGACCTGACCAGCGGAAACGTGCCCGGAGCGGATGAGGTGGGCGATCCGGTGGGTGATCGTGCGGGTCTTGCCCGTGCCGGCTCCGGCGAGCACGCAGACCGGCCCCCGCGGGGCGCTGGCGGCGGCGCGCTGCTCGGGGTCGAGACCATCGAGCAGGCGGTTCAGGCTCTGGGGGGAAAGTACGCCGGTCACGTCCGGCATCCTCGCAGAGGGGGACGGGGAATCGGGGCAGGGGCACGCGGCCGTATCCTGGACAGATGGCGGGACAGCAGGACAAGGAAGCGGCCAAGCAGGCCAAGAAGGAGAAGCGCGCGGCGAGCAAGGCACGCCGTGGCCAGCTCTTCGAGGCCTTCAAGATGCAGCGCAAGGAAGACCCGTGGCTCATCCCGTGGATGGCCGGGTCGATCGTCGTCGTCGCGGGCGTCTTGTTCGGGATCGGGTTCTTCTTCAACGCGCAGTGGGCGCTGCTGCCGCTGGGGCTGGTCCTCGGCGCCCTGCTCGCCATGATCATCTTCGGCCGTCGCGTCCAGAAGACGGTCTACTCGAAGGCCGACGGTCAGCCCGGCGCCGCGGCGTGGGCGCTGGAGAACCTGCGCGGCAAGTGGAAGGTGACGCCGACCGTCGCCGCGACGACGCAGCTCGACGCCGTGCACCGCGTGCTGGGCGGCCCGGGCGTGGTGCTCGTCGCCGAGGGCGCGCAGCACCGCGTCAAGACGCTGCTCGCCCAGGAGAAGAAGCGCGTCTCCCGGCTGGTCGGTGACACCCCGATCTACGACGTGACGATCGGCCACGAAGAGGGCCAGATCCCGCTGAAGAAGCTCCAGGGCTTCCTGATGAAGCTGCCGCGCAACCTCAAGCCGGCCCAGGTCGACGCGCTGGAGGCGAAGCTGGCCGCGCTCGGCAACCGCGGCGCGGCGATGCCGAAGGGCCCGATGCCGGCCGGCGCGAAGATGCGCAACGTCCAGCGCACGATCCGCCGTCGCTGAGCCCCGAGACGACGAAGGCCCCGTCCGGCTCGGCCGGGGCCTTTCTCGTTCAGCGCATCCGGATGACGACGGTGCCGGTCAGCCGGTCCAGCCAGCTGCGGCCGTCGGCGTTGCGGACCGCCGCCGGGATGATCACGAACGTCAGCACCGCGCGGACCAGGGCGCGTGGCGGGCCGACCAGCGCGGCGCCGTCGAGCCGGGCGACGCGGATGCCGGCGACGCCCATCCCGGGGGTGAACCCGAAGAAGCCTGCGGACACGACCGAGATGATCGCCCAGACCCCGCCGGACCAGAGGTTGAAGTTCTGCATCGCCACCGGGTCCTGCAGGTTCGGGTGCAGGAAGATGGCCGTGACCAGGGCCGCGACGACGAGGTCGACGACCAGCCCGAGCAGCCGTGCACCCCCGGTCGCCGCCGAGCCCACGCCCGATTCGGGCAAACCGAACTTCTCACCCGGCCAGCGCGACTCGTGCTGATCAACGTCCTGCCGGCCCTCGCCGGTGCCGGGCAGCCATTCACCGGTCCATCTCGCCACCCATCCAGGGTATGCCGGTGGCGCGGACCACATCCGCCCTGGTCGGATAGCCGGTATCCACCCACCCGTTAACACCCGCGAAACATACGGGTGACGGTCGGGCAACACCGCCCTCTTAGCGTGAGCCGAAGAGAGCACTGCCGTACGAGCTCGAACGAGAAGGAGTCACCGAGGGTGCCCACTACTCCAGACGACATCCAGCGCCTCATCGCCGACGAGGACGTCGAGGTAGTCGACGTCCAGTTCTGCGACCTGCCCGGCGTGATGCAGCACTTCACGGTCCCCGCGAAGGCCTTCACCGAAGAGGCTTTCGAAGAGGGTCTCGCGTTCGACGGCAGCTCGGTGCGCGGCTTCCAGTCCATCCACGAGTCCGACATGCTGCTCCTCCCGGACGCGGCGACCGCGCGGATCGACCCGTTCCGCAAGGCGAAGACTCTTGCCCTCAACTTCTTCGTGCACGACCCGTTCACCCGTGAGGCGTACAGCCGCGACCCGCGCAACATCGCGCGCAAGGCCGAGCAGTACATCTCCGAGTACGGCGTCGCCGACAACGTGTACTTCGGCCCCGAAGCCGAGTTCTACATCTTCGACTCGGTCCGCTTCGACTCCGCCGAGCACGCCTCGTTCCACGAGATCGACTCGATCGAGGGCTGGTGGAACACCGGCGCCGACGAGGTCGGCGGCAACCAGGGCTACAAGACGAAGTTCAAGGGCGGCTACTTTCCCGTCCCGCCGGTCGACCACTTCGCCGACCTGCGCGACGACATCGTCCGCAACCTGACGAACTCCGGTTTCGAGATCGAGCGCGCGCACCACGAGGTGGGCACCGCCGGCCAGACCGAGATCAACTACAAGTTCAACACGCTGCTGCACGCCGCCGACGACCTGCAGCTGTTCAAGTACATCGTGAAGAACACGGTGTTCGCGGCGGGCAAGACGGCGACGTTCATGCCGAAGCCGCTCGCCGGCGACAACGGCTCGGGGATGCACTGCCACCAGTCGCTGTGGAAGGACGGCCAGCCGCTGTTCCACGACGAGTCGGGCTACGCCGGCCTGTCGGACACCGCGCGCCACTACATCGGCGGCCTGCTCAAGCACGCGCCGAGCCTGCTGGCCTTCACGAACCCGACGGTGAACTCCTACCACCGCCTGGTCCCGGGCTTCGAGGCGCCGGTTTCGCTGGTCTACTCGCAGCGCAACCGCTCGGCCTGCGTCCGCATCCCGATCACGGGCAACAACCCGAAGGCCAAGCGCGCCGAGTTCCGCTGCCCGGACTCGTCGGGCAACCCGTACCTGGCCTTCTCGGCGATGATGATGGCCGGCCTCGACGGCATCAAGAACAAGATCGAGCCGCCGGAGCCCATCGACAAGGACCTCTACGAGCTCCCGCCCGAGGAGGCCAAGGACGTCAAGCTCGTCCCGGGCGACCTGGGCACGGTGCTGGACACGCTGGAAGCGGACCACGAGTACCTGCTCGAGGGCGGCGTCTTCACGCCGGACGTGATCGAGACGTGGATCTCGTACAAGCGCGAGAACGAGATCGACCCGCTGCGCCTGCGCCCGCACCCGTACGAGTTCGCCCTTTACTACGACGTGTGATCGGGCATTGAGCCCACCCTGACCCGGGACGGCGGCCGTGGGGAACACCCCGGCCGCCGTCCCGATCACTTTGTGCCCACCTTGCCGCTGCGGCGCTCGACCATGACCACGTCACGCCAGCGGCCGTGATGGCGGCCGATGCGGGTGCGGATGCGGACGTCGCGGAAGCCCGCCGATCGACAGGACTTCGTCCGCGTGCACGGGCAGCATCGGCACGACGGCGGGCGCGACCGCGCGGATGATCGCCGGATGCAGCTTCTCGTTGGTCTTGTGCGTGAGCCGGACTTCGACGTCGACGAAGCCCGCGTCGCGCAGGAGGCTCCGGTAGTCGTCCGCCGTGAGTGCGCCGCCGAGGCACTCCGCCGCCCGGGTTTTCCGCTCCGCTTCCGTCAGGCTGTCGTCCGCCAGGATGTCGGTGACGCCGAGGCGGCCGCCGGGACGCAGGACGCGGGCGATCTCCGCGAACACCGCCTGCTTGTCGGCCGACAGGACGATCACGCAGTTGGAGATGACGACGTCGACCGACGCGTCCGGCAGGGGAATCCGCTCGATCGTGCCCTTGACGAACTCCGCGTTGGTCACGCCGGCCTGTTCCGCGTGGCGCCGGGCGAGGGTCAGCATTTCGTCGGTCATGTCGAGGCCGATCGCTCGCCCGGCCGAGCCGACGCGGCGGGCCGACAGCAGGACGTCGAGACCGCCGCCCGAGCCCAGGTCGAGCACGGTTTCGCCGGGCCGCAGGTCGGCGACGGCGAGCGGGTTGCCGCAGCCGAGACTCGTCGCGACGACCTCCGCCGGGACCGCCTCCCCCGCGTAGTGAACGGAAGCCGGGCTTTCGGTGGCCCGGCCGTCGAGGGCCCGCCGGGCCGCGGTGGCGTAGCGGGCGCGGACGGCGTCGCGGTCGGGGTTCATCGGACGGCCTCGCAGGAGACGTCCGCGAACTGCCGGACACCGCGGCCCATGACGACGTCGGCGGCGGTCGGGAAGCACGACACGCAGCGCTCGTTGACCCGGTAGAGCCGCGCGGTCCCGCGCGGTTCGACGAGCACGAACCTGGCTTCGGTGAGGACCTTGAGGTGCGCCGACACCGTCGACTGGCTGACGCTGACCCGCTCGACGACCTCCCCGACCGGCATCGGACGGCCGGTGGCGGCCAGCAGGTTCAGGATCTGCACGCGGGTCGGGTCGGCGAGCGCCCGGAACCAGCCGGCGTAGGTCTCGGCGGTGGCACGGTCCAGCATGACAACCCCTTTCATCGTCCATCGACGATAGACGATGAAGGGGGGTCAGACCAGCTCGGCGAGCAGTTCCCGGACGCGGCGGTCGATCTCGTCGCGGATCGGGCGGACCCGTTCGAGCGGCAGGCCGGCCGGGTCGTCGAGCTGCCAGTCGAGGTAACGCTTGCCCGGGAAGACCGGGCAGGCGTCGCCGCACCCCATGGTGATCACGACGTCGGCGGCCTCGACCGCGTCGGTCGTCAGGCGCTTGGGGAACTCTCGGGAGACGTCGATGCCGAGCTCGGCCATCACCGCGACGACCGCCGGGTTGACTTCGCTCGCCGGAGTCGAGCCGGCCGAACGGACGGTGACGCGCCCCTCGCCGTGGTGGTGCAGCAGCGCGGCGGCCATCTGCGAGCGTCCGGCGTTGTGGACGCAGACGAACAGGACTTCCGGGGTGCTCACGGGTGGACCTCCAGCGGGGAACGGCGGCGCAGCGCCAGGGACACGTAGACCAGCGCGACCAGCACCGGGACCTCGATCAGCGGGCCGACGACCCCGGCCAGCGCCTGCCCGCTGGTCGCGCCGAACGTCGCGATCGCCACGGCGATGGCGAGCTCGAAGTTGTTGCCCGCGGCGGTGAACGCCAACGTCGTGGTGCGCTCGTAGGACAGGCCGACCGCCTTGCCGAAGGCGTACGACCCGGCCCACATCAGTCCGAAGTAGACCAGCAGCGGCACGGCGATGCGGACGACGTCCAACGGCCGAGCGGTGATCTGGTCGCCCTGCAAGGCGAAGAGGATCACGATCGTGAACAGCAGCCCGTAGAGCGCGACCGGGCCGATCTTCGGCAGGAACCGCGTCTCGTACCAGTCGCGGCCCTTGGCGCGTTCGCCGAGACGGCGCGTGAGGTAGCCGGCGACCAGGGGGATGCCGAGGAAGATCAGCACGCTCTTGGCGATCTGCCACCCGGACACCGCGAGGCCGGCTTGCGGGAGGCCGAGCCAGCCGGGCAGGACCGAGAGGTAGAACCATCCCAGGAGCCCGAACGCGACGACCTGGAACACCGAGTTCAGCGCCACCAGCACCGCGGCGGCTTCCCGGTCGCCGCACGCGAGGTCGTTCCAGATGACGACCATGGCGATGCAGCGGGCGAGCCCGACGATGATCAGCCCGGTCCGGTACTCCGGCAGGTCGGGCAGCAGCAGCCAGGCCAGTGCGAACATCAGCGCCGGGCCGATCAGCCAGTTCAGCACCAGCGACGGCCACAGCAGCCGCCGGTCGCGGGTGACCGTGCCGAGCCGGTCGTAGCGGACCTTCGCCAGCACCGGGTACATCATCACCAGCAGCCCGAGCGCGATGGGCAACGAGATCCCGTCGACCGCGACCGCGGACAACGCGGTGTTCAGGCCCGGGATCCCGCGTCCGGCGAGCAGCCCGGCCACCATCGCGGCCGCGATCCAGACCGGCAACAGCCGGTCCACCACGGACAGCTTCGTCATGCCTGGACGATCGCGTCGCCGGGGACGAGCACGGCCGAGAGCCGGGCCAGCACCTCGGGGTGGACGCGGTAGTACACCCACGTCCCGCGACGCTCGCCGGTGATCAGGCCGGATTCGCGCAGCACCTTCAGGTGGTGGGAGATGGTCGGGCCGGTCAGGTCGAACGCGTCGGTCAGGTCGCACACGCACGCTTCGCCGCCCGCGTGGGACGCGATCAGCGACAGCAGCCGCAACCGGACCGGGTCGGCCATCGCCTTGAACAGCTTCGCCAGCTCGATCGCCTGGTCCTCGCTCAGCGGGTCGCGGGCCAACGGCGAGCAGCAGGCGTCCAGCGCGACGATCGGGAGCTGTTTCGACATGCCTCTATCTTGACATCCATCTATCCAGTGGGCAATCTACTTAGACAAACATCTATTCAAGGAGGACGGGATGGCACGCGTACAGCTCGCGCTACGGGTCGGGGACCTCGAAGGCTCGATCGACTTCTACTCGAAGCTGTTCGGCACCGAGCCGGCCAAGCTCCGGCCCGGCTACGCCAACTTCGCCATCGCCGAACCCGCGCTCAAGCTCGTGCTGCTGGAGGGCGAGCCGGGCCAGGCCACGGTCTTGGACCACCTCGGCGTCGAGGTCGGCTCGACCGACGAGGTCAGCGCGGCGTCCGAGCGCCTCACCGGCGAGGGCCTGGCGACGTTGACCGAAGACGACACCACCTGCTGCTACGCCGTGCAGGACAAGGTGTGGGTGCACGGTCCCGGCCGGGAACCGTGGGAGGTCTACACGGTCAAGGCCGACTCCCCGACCTACGGCACCGACAGCGCGGCCACCCCGGCGACCTGCTGCACATCGGACGACGAAGCCGCGCGGCCCGCGGGCTGCTGCTCCTAGCCGGCGGGCAAGGTCAGCTGCCGCCGGTGGAAGTCGAAGTGGCGGGTCGGGAAGCGGTAGACGTCGGCCAAGGTCATGTAGTCGGCGAAGAACGGGTCCCACCGGGTCGGGTAGTGCATGCCCCTGGCCAGGTCGGCGTCCGATTCGCGGTCCAGGCGGCGGTGCAGCGCCGCGACCGTGCGGTCGAACAGCGAGAGCATCCACCGCCGTGGCAGCACCGTGCCACCCAGCCAGGAACCGGCGAAGTTGACCGCGTCGAACGGCACCGTTCCGGCGTCGAGCAGCCGCGCGAAGCGGCGGCTCACGCCGGTCGGCAGCCGATCGAACAGCCGCACCAGCCGCAGCAGCGCGCGGACGATCAGATAGCCCAGCAGCATGTGGAAGAGCAGCTGCCGGTTGGTCCACCGGGTGCCCGCGGACCGGCCGCGCAGGTCGTTCTCACGCGCCCCGTCGAGCAGCTCGTGGAACGCCCTGCGCGCCCGGTCCAGGTCGTCGTGAACGGCGGCTTTGTCCACCCCCGCAGTGTCCCACGACTCGGCGGGGTCAGTCGCCTTCCGTGGTCGACAGCAGCTTCAGGTCCGCGCCCGCGGCCTCGAACCGGCCCCGCGGGTCCGCCACCAGCTTCCGCAGCTCCAGGTCCATCATCCCGAGCGTGCAGGTGATCTCCGCGGCGAGCGTTCCGTCCGTCTTGTAGATGTTCGAGTCCATCGAGAACGTCTTGCCGCTGCCGAACTTGACGTCGCACGTCACGTCGACCTCGTCGCCCGCGCGCAGCTCGCGGCGGAACACCACGTGCGTCTCCAGCAGCACCGACGCCACGCCGTGGAACCCGTCGAGCACTCCCGCTGCCTCGAGCAGCTCCAGGCGGGACACTTCGCCGTACGAGTGGTAGACGGCGTGGTTGAGGTGGCCCAGGGTGTCCAGCTCGTAGTGCCGGACCTTGATCCGGATCCGGAACGGCTCGCGCTCAGTCACGCACCCCACTGTAGGTCAGGCCGCGTAGAACAGCTTTTCCACCACCGTGTGCGCCCGGCGGGTGATGCGGCGGTACGTGTCCAGGAACTCGCCCGGGTCGTCGGCGGCGGTCTGCCCCAGGACGCGGGCCACCGCCGCCAGGTCGCGGCCCGAGCCCGGGACCTCGTCGACCGCCTTGCCGCGCACCAGCATTCCCGCGTTGCGCACCCGCGTCGCCAGTAGCCACGCCTCGCGCAGCGAGTCCGCTTCGGACTGCGAAGCCAGCCCCGCTTCCGGCAGGCAGACCAGCGCGTCCAGCGTCGACGTCGTCCGCAGGCCTGGCACCGAGTGCGCGTGCTGCAACTGCAGCAGCTGGACGGTCCACTCGACGTCGGCGAGGCCGCCGCGGCCGAGTTTCGTGTGGCGCGTCGGGTCGGCGCCGCGGGGCATGCGCTCGGTCTCCACCCGCGCCTTGATGCGGCGGATCTCGCGCGCCTTCGTCGCGTCCAAGCCGAGTTCGGGGTAGCGGATCGGGTCGATCATCGCGATGAAGCGCTCGCCCAAATCGTCGTCGCCCGCGACGAACCGGGCGCGCAGCAGCGCCTGCGCCTCCCACACCTCGCCCCAGCGCGCGTAGTACGCGCGGTACGACTCCAGCGTCCGCACCAGCGGCCCGCTCCGCCCCTCCGGCCGCAGGTCCGCGTCGACCTCCAGAGCCGGGTCCGAGCTCGGCGCGCCCAGCATCTTCCGGACGGTTTCGGCCACCGACGACGCGAACTTCACCGCGTCGGCGTCCGAGACACCTTCGGACGGTTCGCACACGAAGAGGACGTCGGCGTCGGAGCCGTAGCCGAGTTCGGCGCCGCCGAGGCGGCCCATCCCGATCACGGCGATGCGCGCGGGCGTGCGACCCAGCTCCGCCTGGCGCTGGCGGAACGCCGCGGCCAGCGCACCCTGCAGCACCGCGACCCAGACGCTGGACAGCGCTTCGCACACCGCGGGCACGTCGAGCAGGCCGAGCAGGTCGGCGCACGCGATCCGCAACATCTCGTGGCGTCGCAGCGAACGCGCGGCGGCGACGGCGGCGTTCAACCCGGGCTGACGCCGGACTGCGGCCCGCAGCGAAGTCGCCACCTCGGCGGGCGTGCGGCCCAGCAGCCGGGCCGGGTCGCCGAGCAGCCGCAGCACTTCGGGCGCGCGCACGAGCAGGTCCGGCACCAGCCGGGACGTCCCGAGCAGCGCCGCCAGGTTCTCCACGACCGTGCCCTCGTCGCGCAGCACCCGCAGGTACCACGGCGTGTCTTCGAGCGCCTCGGACACCTTCCGGTACGAGAGCAGCCCGCCGTCGGGGTCGGGCGTGTCGGCCAGGAGGTCGAGCAGCACCGGCAACAGCGCCTGCTGGATCGCGGCGCGCCGCGAGACACCGGAGGTGAGGGCCTTGATGTGCTGGAGCGCGCCATCAGGCGCCGTGTAGCCGAGCGCGGCCAGCCGGCTGGCGGCCTGCTTGGTGGTCAGGCGCAGCGCCTCGGTCGGCACGTTCGCGACGGACTGCAGCAGCGGCCGGTAGAAGATCTTCTCGTGCAGGCGCCGAACTCCCTTGGCGTGCTTGCGGAATTCCGCCAGCAAGGCCTCGCCCTGGCTCTTGCCGCCGCTCGCCTTGATGCCGCTGGCGCGGGCGATGATGCGCAGCTCGGCGGTGTCCGAGGTCGCCGGGAACAGGTGGGTGCGGCGCAGCCGCCGCAGCTGGAGCCGGTGTTCGATCATCCGCAGGAACTCGTACGACGCGCCCAGCTCGGCCGCGTCCTGGCGGCCGACGTAGCCGCCTTCGCCGAGCGCGGCGAGCGCGTCCATCGTGGACGGCGAGCGCAGGTCGGCGTCCACGCGGCCGTGCACCAACTGCAGCAGCTGCACGGCGAACTCGACGTCCCGCAGCCCGCCGCGGCCCAGCTTGAGCTCGCGTTCGGCGTGCTCGGACGGCACGTGCCCCTCGACGCGCCGGCGCATCTGCTGCACCTCGCCGACGAAGTTGTCCCGGTCGGCCGCCGACCACACCAGCGGCGCGACCATCTCGGCGTACTGCTGCCCCAGCTCGGCGTCGCCCGCCACCGGGCGCGCCTTGAGCAGCGCCT of the Amycolatopsis sp. NBC_01488 genome contains:
- a CDS encoding bifunctional [glutamine synthetase] adenylyltransferase/[glutamine synthetase]-adenylyl-L-tyrosine phosphorylase; its protein translation is MADRARTTASAARYGFTDSRAEGQLRAAGWWADAGPVEAAADVLAALSRTADPDLALRGIDRIREADAGEWTRLEGQLRAHRTFRGRLLSVLGTSSALADFLAANPGQWQSLTGDKCTDSACYREALRASLVRDDGSVLTRTEAEQALKVAYRGQLLGIAAADLGHLVEEGLEHPHYAEVAAQLTELAEAALAAGLVVAEAEVGASAEGCLSIVAMGKCGGRELNYVSDVDVIFVGADDLGVATRLASTMMRVVDKACFEVDAALRPEGKAGALVRTLESHHGYYQKWAKTWEFQALLKARPVAGDAELGQQYAEMVAPLVWSAADRDNFVGEVQQMRRRVEGHVPSEHAERELKLGRGGLRDVEFAVQLLQLVHGRVDADLRSPSTMDALAALGEGGYVGRQDAAELGASYEFLRMIEHRLQLRRLRRTHLFPATSDTAELRIIARASGIKASGGKSQGEALLAEFRKHAKGVRRLHEKIFYRPLLQSVANVPTEALRLTTKQAASRLAALGYTAPDGALQHIKALTSGVSRRAAIQQALLPVLLDLLADTPDPDGGLLSYRKVSEALEDTPWYLRVLRDEGTVVENLAALLGTSRLVPDLLVRAPEVLRLLGDPARLLGRTPAEVATSLRAAVRRQPGLNAAVAAARSLRRHEMLRIACADLLGLLDVPAVCEALSSVWVAVLQGALAAAFRQRQAELGRTPARIAVIGMGRLGGAELGYGSDADVLFVCEPSEGVSDADAVKFASSVAETVRKMLGAPSSDPALEVDADLRPEGRSGPLVRTLESYRAYYARWGEVWEAQALLRARFVAGDDDLGERFIAMIDPIRYPELGLDATKAREIRRIKARVETERMPRGADPTRHTKLGRGGLADVEWTVQLLQLQHAHSVPGLRTTSTLDALVCLPEAGLASQSEADSLREAWLLATRVRNAGMLVRGKAVDEVPGSGRDLAAVARVLGQTAADDPGEFLDTYRRITRRAHTVVEKLFYAA